A genomic stretch from Enterobacter oligotrophicus includes:
- the sapF gene encoding peptide ABC transporter ATP-binding protein SapF yields the protein MVETLLEVRNLSKTFRYRTGLFHRQTVEAVKPLSFTLREKQTLAIIGENGSGKSTLAKMLAGMIEPSDGEVLIDDHPLTFGDYSFRSQRIRMIFQDPSTSLNPRQRISQILDFPLRLNTDLEPEARRKRIVETLRLVGLLPDHVSYYPHMLAPGQKQRLGLARALILRPKVIIADEALASLDMSMRSQLINLMLELQEKQGISYIYVTQHLGMMKHISDQVLVMHQGEVVERGSTADVLASPLHDLTKRLIAGHFGEALTADAWRKDR from the coding sequence ATGGTCGAAACCTTGCTGGAAGTTCGCAATCTGAGTAAGACCTTTCGCTACCGAACGGGGCTGTTTCATCGTCAGACCGTCGAGGCGGTCAAACCGCTGAGCTTTACCCTGCGCGAAAAGCAGACGCTGGCGATTATTGGCGAGAATGGTTCCGGTAAATCCACGCTGGCGAAAATGCTGGCGGGGATGATTGAGCCTTCTGACGGCGAAGTGCTGATTGACGATCATCCCCTCACCTTCGGGGATTACTCATTTCGCAGCCAGCGCATTCGCATGATCTTCCAGGACCCGTCGACCTCCCTCAACCCGCGCCAGCGCATCTCGCAGATCCTCGATTTTCCGCTGCGGCTGAATACCGATCTGGAGCCTGAAGCGCGCCGCAAGCGCATTGTTGAAACCTTACGTCTGGTGGGATTGCTCCCCGACCATGTGAGCTACTACCCGCACATGCTGGCACCGGGCCAGAAGCAGCGTCTGGGGCTGGCGCGCGCGTTAATTTTGCGGCCAAAGGTGATTATTGCCGACGAAGCGCTGGCGTCACTGGATATGTCGATGCGTTCGCAGTTAATTAATCTGATGCTGGAATTGCAGGAAAAACAGGGTATCTCTTATATCTATGTGACCCAGCATCTTGGAATGATGAAGCATATCAGCGACCAGGTGCTGGTGATGCATCAGGGTGAAGTGGTTGAGCGCGGCAGTACGGCAGATGTGCTCGCCTCACCGCTGCATGATCTGACAAAACGGCTTATCGCCGGGCATTTCGGCGAGGCATTAACCGCCGATGCATGGCGAAAAGACCGATAA